The following are from one region of the Phormidium sp. PBR-2020 genome:
- a CDS encoding NAD(P)H-quinone oxidoreductase subunit F yields the protein MLDFLSQTIWLIPCYTLIGAGLALPWSPGFIRRTGPRPAGYINALMTFMAFLHSLIALSDTWNQPPYALSFEWLNAPGLIINLDLEVSTLALGACVLITGLNFLAQVYAIAYLEMDWGWARVYSLMGLFEAGMCLLVLCNSLFFSYVILEILTLGTYLIVGIWYNQSLVVTGARDAFLTKRVGDLILLMGVVALLPLSGTWNFSELAIWAETADLDPTVATLLALTLIAGPIAKCAQFPLHLWLDEAMEGPYPATILRNTLVVSTGAWVLIKVQPIIALSPFGSSVVFAIGAATAVGTSLISVAQIDVKRVLSYLTSAYLGIVFIAVGIGATQAALVLLLTYALAMSLLIMSTGGIVLNNISQDLTQYGGLWSRRPISGLCLIVGGFSLVALPPFGGFWSLVQIADALWETRPGLFAVVLAVNAIVAFSVTRLFGRMFAGEVTDFTRRSSEGLWLLVLPMTILAGVTLHIPLLLAQWDLLPDWAMVNRSLALPLTWSSLAGIGFGSLVYLNPNWEKPVKLSSQAVQDFFAYDFYTPQLYKGTIIFAVDRISKAVYWLDRYIVDGAVNFVGFATVFGGESLKYNTTGRSQFYAFSIILSVAIFILLTTLPYFSNL from the coding sequence ATGCTTGATTTTCTCAGCCAGACCATCTGGCTCATTCCCTGCTATACCCTCATCGGCGCGGGACTTGCCCTCCCTTGGTCACCCGGATTCATTCGTCGCACGGGACCGCGTCCTGCCGGATATATCAACGCCCTGATGACCTTCATGGCGTTTCTACATAGTCTAATTGCCCTGAGTGACACCTGGAATCAGCCCCCCTATGCCCTCTCCTTCGAGTGGCTAAATGCCCCAGGCTTAATCATTAACCTCGATTTAGAAGTGTCTACCCTGGCCCTAGGGGCTTGTGTTCTCATCACCGGTTTGAACTTCCTGGCTCAAGTCTATGCGATCGCCTACCTAGAAATGGATTGGGGCTGGGCGAGAGTCTATTCCCTCATGGGACTGTTTGAAGCCGGGATGTGCCTGCTGGTGCTTTGTAACTCCCTCTTCTTCAGCTACGTCATCCTAGAAATTCTCACCCTAGGAACCTATCTCATCGTCGGCATTTGGTACAACCAATCCCTTGTCGTCACCGGGGCCCGGGATGCCTTCCTCACCAAACGGGTAGGAGACCTAATCTTGCTGATGGGAGTCGTCGCCCTCCTTCCCCTCTCAGGAACCTGGAACTTCAGTGAACTGGCCATTTGGGCCGAAACCGCCGACCTCGACCCCACCGTAGCCACACTCCTGGCCCTAACCCTCATCGCCGGTCCCATCGCCAAATGTGCCCAATTTCCCCTACACCTCTGGCTGGATGAAGCCATGGAAGGGCCCTATCCCGCGACGATTCTCCGCAACACCCTCGTCGTCTCCACCGGGGCCTGGGTTCTGATTAAAGTCCAACCCATTATCGCCCTTTCCCCCTTCGGCTCCAGCGTCGTCTTCGCCATCGGGGCCGCCACCGCTGTCGGAACCAGTCTTATTTCCGTGGCCCAAATCGATGTCAAACGAGTCTTGTCCTATCTCACCAGTGCCTATCTGGGCATTGTCTTCATCGCCGTCGGTATTGGGGCCACCCAAGCCGCCCTCGTCTTACTTCTGACCTATGCCCTGGCCATGTCCCTGCTGATTATGAGTACTGGGGGCATTGTTCTCAATAACATCTCCCAAGACCTAACCCAGTACGGAGGTTTATGGTCTCGTCGGCCCATCTCCGGACTTTGTCTGATTGTCGGTGGATTCTCCCTCGTCGCCTTGCCCCCCTTTGGTGGGTTTTGGTCCTTAGTCCAGATTGCTGATGCCCTTTGGGAGACCCGTCCCGGACTATTTGCCGTCGTCTTAGCCGTCAACGCCATCGTCGCCTTTAGCGTCACCCGTCTCTTCGGCCGCATGTTTGCCGGAGAGGTGACAGACTTTACCCGTCGTTCCTCAGAAGGCTTATGGTTACTGGTTCTCCCCATGACCATCCTAGCCGGTGTCACCCTACATATCCCCCTACTCTTGGCGCAATGGGACTTACTCCCCGATTGGGCAATGGTGAATCGTTCCCTCGCCCTACCGCTCACTTGGTCGAGTCTAGCGGGAATTGGGTTTGGGTCATTGGTATATCTCAATCCCAACTGGGAAAAACCCGTCAAACTCAGTTCCCAAGCCGTTCAAGATTTCTTTGCCTATGACTTCTACACCCCCCAACTCTACAAGGGAACCATCATTTTTGCCGTCGATCGCATCTCCAAAGCCGTCTATTGGTTAGACCGCTACATCGTTGACGGGGCAGTGAACTTTGTCGGCTTTGCCACAGTTTTCGGCGGTGAAAGTCTCAAATACAACACCACCGGGCGATCGCAGTTCTACGCCTTCTCCATCATCCTCAGCGTCGCCATCTTCATCCTCCTAACCACCCTGCCCTACTTCTCCAACCTCTAA
- a CDS encoding NADH-quinone oxidoreductase subunit M gives MLTALILIPLIGALLISFVKSGNTARTLALTTAGIAFLWTIWLTSQFDLSNSGLQFSEYLPWADAIGLSYSLGTDGLSTPLLALNAFLTGIVVYSSPANILRSQLYYALILLVNAGVAGAFLAQNLLLFVLFFELELIPVYLLIAIWGGEKRGYAGMKFLLYTALSGILILAAFLGVVFLSGSLNFDYDSLASQNLSQRAQLIILGLLLVGLGIKIPLVPLHTWSPDAYVEASPPIAILLGGILAKLGTYGLIRFGLQMFPQTWSLVAPGLAVIGAISVMYGSLSAIAQQDIKRMVAYSSIGHMGYILVATAAGTELSILGAVAQMIAHGLILALLFNLVGIVESKVGTRELSCLNGLMNPIRGLPLISGLLVTAGMASAGIPGLVGFAAEFIVFQGSFPIFPIPTLICILSSGLTAVYFVILLNRTCFGKLDNNLAYYDRLTWGERVPALILTATIFYFGLQPNTLIRWMQPTATAIASTLPPTPELIAQHPHP, from the coding sequence ATGCTAACTGCCCTCATCCTCATCCCTCTCATCGGGGCCCTACTCATTAGCTTCGTCAAATCAGGAAATACCGCCCGCACCCTCGCCCTCACTACCGCTGGGATTGCCTTTCTCTGGACCATCTGGCTCACCAGCCAATTCGACCTCAGCAACAGCGGTCTGCAATTTTCCGAATATCTCCCCTGGGCCGATGCCATTGGCTTAAGTTATAGCCTGGGAACCGATGGCCTCTCCACACCCCTATTGGCTCTCAACGCCTTTCTGACAGGGATTGTGGTCTATAGTAGCCCTGCCAACATCCTACGCTCCCAACTCTACTACGCCCTGATTCTCCTCGTGAACGCCGGTGTTGCAGGGGCTTTCCTAGCTCAGAATCTACTTCTGTTCGTCCTCTTCTTTGAGTTAGAGTTGATTCCCGTTTACCTACTCATTGCCATTTGGGGGGGCGAAAAACGGGGGTACGCCGGGATGAAGTTTCTCCTCTATACCGCCCTCTCGGGAATTTTAATCCTCGCTGCCTTCTTAGGGGTGGTGTTTCTCAGTGGTAGCCTCAACTTTGATTACGATAGCCTCGCCAGTCAAAACCTCTCCCAACGGGCCCAACTGATTATCCTCGGCCTCTTATTAGTGGGATTAGGCATTAAAATTCCCCTGGTTCCCCTGCATACCTGGTCTCCCGACGCTTACGTTGAAGCCTCTCCCCCCATCGCCATTCTCCTCGGTGGGATTCTAGCTAAACTCGGAACCTATGGCTTAATCCGCTTCGGCTTACAGATGTTTCCCCAAACCTGGTCTCTCGTCGCCCCAGGATTAGCCGTTATTGGGGCCATTAGTGTCATGTATGGCTCCTTGAGTGCGATCGCCCAGCAAGATATCAAACGCATGGTGGCCTACAGTTCCATTGGACATATGGGCTATATCCTCGTGGCCACCGCTGCTGGCACTGAACTGAGTATTTTAGGGGCCGTGGCCCAAATGATTGCCCACGGCTTGATTCTTGCCCTTCTCTTTAACCTCGTCGGCATTGTCGAGAGCAAAGTCGGAACCCGAGAACTGTCCTGTCTTAATGGTCTAATGAACCCAATTCGTGGCCTACCCCTCATCAGTGGCTTACTGGTTACAGCCGGCATGGCCAGCGCCGGAATCCCCGGCTTAGTGGGCTTTGCTGCCGAGTTTATCGTCTTCCAAGGCAGTTTTCCCATTTTCCCCATTCCCACCCTGATTTGCATCCTTTCCTCGGGGCTAACCGCCGTCTATTTCGTGATTTTGCTCAACCGTACCTGTTTCGGCAAACTGGACAATAACCTGGCTTATTACGATCGCCTCACCTGGGGAGAACGAGTCCCCGCCCTCATCCTAACGGCCACCATCTTCTACTTCGGCCTACAACCCAACACCCTCATTCGTTGGATGCAACCCACCGCCACGGCGATCGCCTCCACCCTCCCCCCAACCCCAGAACTCATCGCCCAACACCCCCACCCCTAA